The following are from one region of the Arachis duranensis cultivar V14167 chromosome 10, aradu.V14167.gnm2.J7QH, whole genome shotgun sequence genome:
- the LOC107470758 gene encoding protein EMBRYONIC FLOWER 1 isoform X1 has product MMGSFVQVNSISIDLADAIGDKASAGNCQHFSIRGYVSEIRKKDWKKCWPFPVNESEENPSLPPLDVPTYRCFGCESCHQESVTKDMDKDGQTDFNCCSSGCKSDTNCGKAAVKSGVQQDPMPDISERVEIDLNTNLNCVNDCLPITNEREKQPGFSLSRMIGDLEIGLDDNPNRLGLVQEFHLAKRGFECEQVSDVDPTVNLKYMENSSAEICNGGPSSVDSQRQKELQGACTILREGTSTMEADNDTVGDHIELADSDHTVPASMENIVENDFQDHDHHLEKSTGLSRRRPRKVRLMSDLLSENGELKIGQTATQGSPSHGISKASAASDSRLIFPGKVDMQGLTNNLGQKKRKLPPDEGRRPADMCEQRVDTEVQNLERDAETNNAVLDGGANSKDVLQGIGLQDATKACWSKHETERSHIMGKKKHRRIQVTDKHLIPEQQQGHHREDDDPVDAYKAYASKTISSKLSPRAFTGKGMDNFPFHDGVRFENGFNFSNFSKGKGKIPQTAAELDPLFCRKTDMLLEDSYPYSGGKIIPNIPGDIPVPLHHGRQTSQGLEEGVHLSFNNYLAAQVYSTKCIHQIENRLPLSLTMQEGTSNIHQLKRKDSEINAFGGPSIPSKHTNSISAGKGAHLEEIAGARIKEKPVEGVENLGSMKRYGEKTTELSEPGTLDDIPMEIVELMAKNQYERCLPDVENRSSKLEKSTARRKAQMTSGSAMHEMGVRLLKESQKDKSHGIPKKHNMVERENLKPCKRKPVHYSFPFDGNNLSMNNLCPPQLPFEFEVSQSQKKSPSGFQFSPMGPSHQLDSTRSGKFNLSLEERGSSNLEGQGGCSLHKTILQQDGEVSRIWASLTPNHISLGYDVPKKVVSQATSSNMDMASLRSNSLHKQNMKRDVDLNYINLNVASLEKLNRNRSAGTFSRINGEYPYPCKHKGMDHHQNLRGSLDLYSNETIPAMHLLSLMDAGMQSRTPFNVSGINGEMLKRSPCPGDCNTTLEIGTSKAHSIQKRQSSDYLRKNYLSEKPHSCFLGSPTLGASSSTQHDTKILKAAGFNGQNSTKSGRKEKIKSPNPMLQNQFTKPFSWPRFETETPLKCKIDVHSAQETPVPPKIISGNLCMVNKNPADFTMPTGNVYMIRGEDLKFEKSILKNKPHISTSHGFKQQKNSKGTKMKELSNH; this is encoded by the exons ATGATGGGGTCTTTCGTCCAAGTTAACTCAATCTCCATAGATCTTGCCGATGCTATTGGGGATAAGGCATCGGCTGGAAATTGCCAACACTTCTCGATACG TGGTTATGTATCtgaaataagaaagaaagactGGAAAAAATGTTGGCCATTTCCAGTAAATGAGTCTGAGGAAAATCCATCACTTCCACCACTTGATGTACCAACATACAGATGTTTTGGTTGTGAGAGCTGTCATCAAGAAAGTGTAACTAAGGATATGGATAAAGATGGCCAAACAGACTTTAATTGTTGCAGTAGCGGTTGCAAATCTGATACAAACTGTGGTAAAGCAGCTGTCAAGTCTGGTGTTCAGCAAGATCCCATGCCTGACATCTCTGAGAGAGTGGAGATTGATCTTAATACTAATCTCAACTGTGTCAATGATTGCCTACCCATTACTAACGAGAGAGAGAAGCAACCTGGATTTTCACTCAGCAGAATGATAGGTG ACCTTGAGATTGGCTTGGATGATAATCCCAATCGGCTTGGCCTGGTACAAGAATTTCATCTAGCTAAAAGAG GCTTTGAATGCGAACAAGTTTCTGATGTTGATCCTACTGTCAATCTCAAATATATGGAGAATAGTTCTGCTGAGATTTGCAATGGCGGTCCATCTTCTGTTGATagtcaacgccagaaagaattACAAGGAGCTTGTACAATTTTGAGGGAAGGCACATCAACAATGGAGGCAGACAATGACACAGTTGGAGATCATATAGAGTTGGCTGATAGTGATCATACTGTGCCAGCTAGTATGGAAAATAttgttgaaaatgattttcaGGATCATGATCACCATTTAGAAAAGTCCACTGGATTGTCCCGTAGGAGACCACGGAAGGTGCGCTTAATGAGTGACTTATTAAGTGAAAATGGTGAGCTGAAGATTGGGCAAACTGCTACACAAGGATCCCCTTCCCATGGTATTTCCAAAGCTTCTGCTGCATCTGATTCTCGCTTAATTTTCCCAGGGAAGGTGGATATGCAAGGTTTGACAAATAATTTGGGTCAGAAAAAAAGGAAGCTTCCCCCTGATGAGGGGCGGAGACCTGCAGATATGTGCGAACAGAGGGTTGACACTGAAGTTCAAAACTTAGAGCGTGATGCAGAAACAAATAATGCTGTTCTGGATGGTGGAGCCAATTCCAAAGATGTACTGCAAGGAATAGGTTTGCAAGATGCCACCAAGGCCTGCTGGAGTAAACATGAAACTGAAAGAAGTCATATAATGGGCAAGAAGAAGCATAGAAGAATTCAAGTCACTGATAAACACTTGATTCCTGAGCAACAGCAGGGACACCATAGAGAAGATGATGATCCAGTGGATGCATACAAGGCATATGCATCTAAAACTATTTCTTCAAAATTATCACCTCGCGCTTTCACAGGAAAAGGAATGGATAATTTTCCTTTCCATGATGGCGTAAGATTTGAAAATGGGTTtaatttttccaatttttccaAAGGTAAAGGCAAGATACCCCAAACTGCAGCAGAGCTGGATCCCTTATTTTGTCGGAAAACTGACATGCTTCTAGAAGATTCATATCCCTATTCAGGGGGAAAAATCATTCCAAATATTCCTGGTGATATTCCAGTTCCTTTACACCATGGTAGACAGACTTCCCAAGGACTGGAAGAGGGAGTTCATCTTTCTTTTAATAACTATTTGGCAGCACAGGTTTACAGCACAAAATGTATCCATCAAATTGAAAATCGTCTACCTCTCTCATTGACAATGCAAGAAGGCACTTCAAATATACATCAGCTTAAAAGGAAAGACAGTGAAATCAATGCTTTTGGAGGGCCTAGCATTCCTTCTAAACACACAAATTCTATCTCTGCAGGAAAAGGAGCTCATCTTGAA GAAATCGCAGGTGCAAGAATCAAAGAGAAACCTGTTGAAGGTGTAGAGAATCTAGGTAGTATGAAAAGATACGGTGAAAAGACAACAGAGTTATCTGAGCCTGGAACACTGGATGATATACCGATGGAAATTGTGGAACTTATGGCAAAGAATCAATATGAGAGGTGTCTTCCTGATGTTGAAAATAGAAGCTCCAAGTTGGAAAAATCGACTGCTAGAAGGAAAGCACAGATGACTTCTGGCAGTGCCATGCATGAGATGGGGGTGAGGTTGTTAAAAGAGAGTCAGAAGGATAAATCTCATGGAATACCTAAGAAACATAACATGGTAGAAAGAGAGAATTTGAAGCCTTGCAAAAGAAAGCCTGTTCACTACTCTTTTCCATTTGATGGAAACAATTTGAGTATGAATAATCTGTGTCCACCTCAACTgccctttgaatttgaagtttCCCAATCCCAAAAGAAGTCACCAAGTGGATTCCAGTTTTCACCTATGGGTCCTTCTCACCAACTTGATAGTACTCGAAGTGGCAAGTTTAATTTGAGTCTTGAAGAGCGTGGATCCTCTAATTTGGAAGGACAGGGAGGATGTAGCTTACACAAGACAATCTTACAGCAAGATGGTGAGGTTTCTCGTATTTGGGCATCTTTGACTCCGAACCATATCTCCCTAGGATATGATGTGCCCAAAAAGGTTGTTTCTCAGGCTACCAGTAGTAACATGGACATGGCTTCACTCAGATCTAATTCACTTCATAAGCAGAACATGAAGAGAGATGTTGATCTTAACTATATAAATCTGAATGTTGCTAGTCTAGAAAAGCTGAATAGGAATAGAAGTGCTGGAACTTTCAGCAGAATAAATGGTGAATATCCATATCCTTGCAAACACAAGGGAATGGATCATCATCAAAATTTGaggggatctcttgatttgtaTTCCAATGAAACAATACCTGCGATGCATTTACTTAGCCTCATGGATGCAGGCATGCAGTCACGTACACCATTCAATGTCAGTGGTATAAATGGTGAAATGCTTAAAAGATCCCCTTGTCCTGGTGATTGCAATACTACGTTGGAGATAGGTACATCAAAGGCCCATAGTATTCAGAAAAGGCAATCCtctgattatttgagaaaaaattatttgtcaGAGAAACCACATAGTTGTTTTCTTGGCTCTCCTACCCTTGGTGCATCTTCATCAACCCAGCATgatactaaaatattaaaagctGCTGGATTCAATGGTCAAAATTCAACAAAGTcgggaaggaaagaaaagatcAAGAGTCCCAACCCAATGCTGCAGAATCAGTTTACTAAACCGTTTAGCTGGCCTCGCTTTGAAACAGAAACTCCACTGAAATGTAAAATAGATGTTCATAGTGCTCAAGAAACTCCAGTGCCACCGAAAATCATTTCTGGAAATTTGTGTATGGTTAACAAAAACCCAGCTGATTTCACCATGCCAACTGGAAATGTCTACATGATCAGAGGAGAAGATCTGAAATTTGAGAAAAGTATTCTTAAGAATAAACCTCACATCTCTACTTCACATGGATTCAAGCAGCAGAAGAATTCAAAGGGTACTAAAATGAAAGAGCTGTCAAACCATTAA
- the LOC107470758 gene encoding protein EMBRYONIC FLOWER 1 isoform X2 produces MMGSFVQVNSISIDLADAIGDKASAGNCQHFSIRGYVSEIRKKDWKKCWPFPVNESEENPSLPPLDVPTYRCFGCESCHQESVTKDMDKDGQTDFNCCSSGCKSDTNCGKAAVKSGVQQDPMPDISERVEIDLNTNLNCVNDCLPITNEREKQPGFSLSRMIDLEIGLDDNPNRLGLVQEFHLAKRGFECEQVSDVDPTVNLKYMENSSAEICNGGPSSVDSQRQKELQGACTILREGTSTMEADNDTVGDHIELADSDHTVPASMENIVENDFQDHDHHLEKSTGLSRRRPRKVRLMSDLLSENGELKIGQTATQGSPSHGISKASAASDSRLIFPGKVDMQGLTNNLGQKKRKLPPDEGRRPADMCEQRVDTEVQNLERDAETNNAVLDGGANSKDVLQGIGLQDATKACWSKHETERSHIMGKKKHRRIQVTDKHLIPEQQQGHHREDDDPVDAYKAYASKTISSKLSPRAFTGKGMDNFPFHDGVRFENGFNFSNFSKGKGKIPQTAAELDPLFCRKTDMLLEDSYPYSGGKIIPNIPGDIPVPLHHGRQTSQGLEEGVHLSFNNYLAAQVYSTKCIHQIENRLPLSLTMQEGTSNIHQLKRKDSEINAFGGPSIPSKHTNSISAGKGAHLEEIAGARIKEKPVEGVENLGSMKRYGEKTTELSEPGTLDDIPMEIVELMAKNQYERCLPDVENRSSKLEKSTARRKAQMTSGSAMHEMGVRLLKESQKDKSHGIPKKHNMVERENLKPCKRKPVHYSFPFDGNNLSMNNLCPPQLPFEFEVSQSQKKSPSGFQFSPMGPSHQLDSTRSGKFNLSLEERGSSNLEGQGGCSLHKTILQQDGEVSRIWASLTPNHISLGYDVPKKVVSQATSSNMDMASLRSNSLHKQNMKRDVDLNYINLNVASLEKLNRNRSAGTFSRINGEYPYPCKHKGMDHHQNLRGSLDLYSNETIPAMHLLSLMDAGMQSRTPFNVSGINGEMLKRSPCPGDCNTTLEIGTSKAHSIQKRQSSDYLRKNYLSEKPHSCFLGSPTLGASSSTQHDTKILKAAGFNGQNSTKSGRKEKIKSPNPMLQNQFTKPFSWPRFETETPLKCKIDVHSAQETPVPPKIISGNLCMVNKNPADFTMPTGNVYMIRGEDLKFEKSILKNKPHISTSHGFKQQKNSKGTKMKELSNH; encoded by the exons ATGATGGGGTCTTTCGTCCAAGTTAACTCAATCTCCATAGATCTTGCCGATGCTATTGGGGATAAGGCATCGGCTGGAAATTGCCAACACTTCTCGATACG TGGTTATGTATCtgaaataagaaagaaagactGGAAAAAATGTTGGCCATTTCCAGTAAATGAGTCTGAGGAAAATCCATCACTTCCACCACTTGATGTACCAACATACAGATGTTTTGGTTGTGAGAGCTGTCATCAAGAAAGTGTAACTAAGGATATGGATAAAGATGGCCAAACAGACTTTAATTGTTGCAGTAGCGGTTGCAAATCTGATACAAACTGTGGTAAAGCAGCTGTCAAGTCTGGTGTTCAGCAAGATCCCATGCCTGACATCTCTGAGAGAGTGGAGATTGATCTTAATACTAATCTCAACTGTGTCAATGATTGCCTACCCATTACTAACGAGAGAGAGAAGCAACCTGGATTTTCACTCAGCAGAATGATAG ACCTTGAGATTGGCTTGGATGATAATCCCAATCGGCTTGGCCTGGTACAAGAATTTCATCTAGCTAAAAGAG GCTTTGAATGCGAACAAGTTTCTGATGTTGATCCTACTGTCAATCTCAAATATATGGAGAATAGTTCTGCTGAGATTTGCAATGGCGGTCCATCTTCTGTTGATagtcaacgccagaaagaattACAAGGAGCTTGTACAATTTTGAGGGAAGGCACATCAACAATGGAGGCAGACAATGACACAGTTGGAGATCATATAGAGTTGGCTGATAGTGATCATACTGTGCCAGCTAGTATGGAAAATAttgttgaaaatgattttcaGGATCATGATCACCATTTAGAAAAGTCCACTGGATTGTCCCGTAGGAGACCACGGAAGGTGCGCTTAATGAGTGACTTATTAAGTGAAAATGGTGAGCTGAAGATTGGGCAAACTGCTACACAAGGATCCCCTTCCCATGGTATTTCCAAAGCTTCTGCTGCATCTGATTCTCGCTTAATTTTCCCAGGGAAGGTGGATATGCAAGGTTTGACAAATAATTTGGGTCAGAAAAAAAGGAAGCTTCCCCCTGATGAGGGGCGGAGACCTGCAGATATGTGCGAACAGAGGGTTGACACTGAAGTTCAAAACTTAGAGCGTGATGCAGAAACAAATAATGCTGTTCTGGATGGTGGAGCCAATTCCAAAGATGTACTGCAAGGAATAGGTTTGCAAGATGCCACCAAGGCCTGCTGGAGTAAACATGAAACTGAAAGAAGTCATATAATGGGCAAGAAGAAGCATAGAAGAATTCAAGTCACTGATAAACACTTGATTCCTGAGCAACAGCAGGGACACCATAGAGAAGATGATGATCCAGTGGATGCATACAAGGCATATGCATCTAAAACTATTTCTTCAAAATTATCACCTCGCGCTTTCACAGGAAAAGGAATGGATAATTTTCCTTTCCATGATGGCGTAAGATTTGAAAATGGGTTtaatttttccaatttttccaAAGGTAAAGGCAAGATACCCCAAACTGCAGCAGAGCTGGATCCCTTATTTTGTCGGAAAACTGACATGCTTCTAGAAGATTCATATCCCTATTCAGGGGGAAAAATCATTCCAAATATTCCTGGTGATATTCCAGTTCCTTTACACCATGGTAGACAGACTTCCCAAGGACTGGAAGAGGGAGTTCATCTTTCTTTTAATAACTATTTGGCAGCACAGGTTTACAGCACAAAATGTATCCATCAAATTGAAAATCGTCTACCTCTCTCATTGACAATGCAAGAAGGCACTTCAAATATACATCAGCTTAAAAGGAAAGACAGTGAAATCAATGCTTTTGGAGGGCCTAGCATTCCTTCTAAACACACAAATTCTATCTCTGCAGGAAAAGGAGCTCATCTTGAA GAAATCGCAGGTGCAAGAATCAAAGAGAAACCTGTTGAAGGTGTAGAGAATCTAGGTAGTATGAAAAGATACGGTGAAAAGACAACAGAGTTATCTGAGCCTGGAACACTGGATGATATACCGATGGAAATTGTGGAACTTATGGCAAAGAATCAATATGAGAGGTGTCTTCCTGATGTTGAAAATAGAAGCTCCAAGTTGGAAAAATCGACTGCTAGAAGGAAAGCACAGATGACTTCTGGCAGTGCCATGCATGAGATGGGGGTGAGGTTGTTAAAAGAGAGTCAGAAGGATAAATCTCATGGAATACCTAAGAAACATAACATGGTAGAAAGAGAGAATTTGAAGCCTTGCAAAAGAAAGCCTGTTCACTACTCTTTTCCATTTGATGGAAACAATTTGAGTATGAATAATCTGTGTCCACCTCAACTgccctttgaatttgaagtttCCCAATCCCAAAAGAAGTCACCAAGTGGATTCCAGTTTTCACCTATGGGTCCTTCTCACCAACTTGATAGTACTCGAAGTGGCAAGTTTAATTTGAGTCTTGAAGAGCGTGGATCCTCTAATTTGGAAGGACAGGGAGGATGTAGCTTACACAAGACAATCTTACAGCAAGATGGTGAGGTTTCTCGTATTTGGGCATCTTTGACTCCGAACCATATCTCCCTAGGATATGATGTGCCCAAAAAGGTTGTTTCTCAGGCTACCAGTAGTAACATGGACATGGCTTCACTCAGATCTAATTCACTTCATAAGCAGAACATGAAGAGAGATGTTGATCTTAACTATATAAATCTGAATGTTGCTAGTCTAGAAAAGCTGAATAGGAATAGAAGTGCTGGAACTTTCAGCAGAATAAATGGTGAATATCCATATCCTTGCAAACACAAGGGAATGGATCATCATCAAAATTTGaggggatctcttgatttgtaTTCCAATGAAACAATACCTGCGATGCATTTACTTAGCCTCATGGATGCAGGCATGCAGTCACGTACACCATTCAATGTCAGTGGTATAAATGGTGAAATGCTTAAAAGATCCCCTTGTCCTGGTGATTGCAATACTACGTTGGAGATAGGTACATCAAAGGCCCATAGTATTCAGAAAAGGCAATCCtctgattatttgagaaaaaattatttgtcaGAGAAACCACATAGTTGTTTTCTTGGCTCTCCTACCCTTGGTGCATCTTCATCAACCCAGCATgatactaaaatattaaaagctGCTGGATTCAATGGTCAAAATTCAACAAAGTcgggaaggaaagaaaagatcAAGAGTCCCAACCCAATGCTGCAGAATCAGTTTACTAAACCGTTTAGCTGGCCTCGCTTTGAAACAGAAACTCCACTGAAATGTAAAATAGATGTTCATAGTGCTCAAGAAACTCCAGTGCCACCGAAAATCATTTCTGGAAATTTGTGTATGGTTAACAAAAACCCAGCTGATTTCACCATGCCAACTGGAAATGTCTACATGATCAGAGGAGAAGATCTGAAATTTGAGAAAAGTATTCTTAAGAATAAACCTCACATCTCTACTTCACATGGATTCAAGCAGCAGAAGAATTCAAAGGGTACTAAAATGAAAGAGCTGTCAAACCATTAA
- the LOC107470728 gene encoding uncharacterized protein LOC107470728 gives MSSSDQDEGEMKRFANWILDVGNRNIDSVVRDESEIKILDDLLIITTDDTLSHLVDFAYPNLLQNMSDYRYFQSSAILALTLESVEKVNDFVLTIFPRIEKEYLSSDTTCQADENEDVQQEWFTPEFLKDIKYSGLPNHKLTLKPGVAVILL, from the coding sequence ATGTCTTCTTCGGATCAAGATGAAGGTGAAATGAAGAGATTTGCTAATTGGATACTTGATGTTGGAAATAGAAATATTGACTCTGTTGTTCGTGATGAAtcagaaattaaaattctagatgatttattaattataactacTGATGACACTCTCTCTCATTTGGTAGACTTTGCATATCCAAATTTGTTGCAAAACATGTCAGATTACAGGTATTTTCAGAGTAGCGCAATTCTTGCACTAACGCTTGAGAGTGTCGAGAAGGTAAATGATTTTGTCTTGACAATCTTTCCAAGGATAGAAAAGGAGTATTTGAGTTCTgacacaacatgtcaagctgatGAGAATGAAGATGTACAACAAGAGTGGTTCACACCAGAGTTCCTAAAGGATATCAAATATTCGGGACTACCCAATCACAAGTTGACTTTGAAGCCAGGAGTCGCTGTAATACTACTGTAA
- the LOC110276956 gene encoding uncharacterized protein LOC110276956, whose protein sequence is MVVTGRNIGDKVYISRMNLIPSDSGLSFKFQRRQFPLTVCFVMTINKSQGQSLSHVEFYLPKSVFTHGQLYVALSRVKSRSGLKILILVKDGIPKSLITNVVFKEVFNNI, encoded by the coding sequence ATGGTAGTGACCGGTAGAAATATTGGAGATAAAGTGTACATTtcaagaatgaacttgatcccttCAGATTCAGGATTGTCATTTAAGTTCCAACGGAGACAATTTCCATTAACAGTATGCTTTGTAATGACCATTAACAAGAGTCAGGGTCAATCATTATCACATGTAGAATTTTATTTGCCAAAATCAGTGTTCACCCATGGACAACTTTATGTTGCTTTGTCAAGAGTTAAGAGTCGCAGTGGCCTCAAGATTTTAATTCTAGTCAAAGACGGCATTCCAAAGTCATTAATAACAAATGTCGTGTTTAAAGAGGTTTTCAATAATATTTAG